Genomic DNA from Corylus avellana chromosome ca4, CavTom2PMs-1.0:
catgagatgattttgattaactgtttgAAGCATAGCAAAACatttctaagattttaattgtgagaatttcggattaatattaatgaacatggagtatgttgttatgatttggtgagtgtggattctcaaaccttagtattttatctcttggtttattttatttagtttatgttttgtcttttaattttcaaaaacccaaaattcaacttttattggAACTAGATTAtggtttaattagtttatatttaaatttgttttcaagaaagcaattccctatggatttgacctcgcacttggAAAACATTATATTACTCACAAGACATAGCAACAAAACTTTGTAAAAGATGAGCATCCTTATGGGGAATACCAAAAGAGGAGGGGTTATGCCCTTAATCCAGTCAGCTAAACTGAGTTGGGACCATGCTAGAGAGTCAAGCGGCCAAAAAGAAACCCTCCACGCAACAcgggcaacaaaaaaaaagaaggaaaaattacagtttactctcttaaagttgacaacgtttttcaattcgaacactaaagtttcaatttttgcaattcactccccaaagtttcaattttttgcaatttgactaattgtatccaaagcttcccatattgcccataatttttattttttaaaaaaaattcggggccacccctttggtcatttggccatttttgtacccccaaatttgttttttttttttttttcttcataaaaaaaacaaaaaaatcggggcaatatgggaattttgggataatattggtcaaattgaaaaaaattgaaactttgtgggggtggattgcaaaaattgaaactttggtgttcgaaatgaaaaacgctgtcaactttagggggtaaactgtaatttttccaaaaaaagaaacgaGATAAGGAGTGTCGCTTCTCACTCACTCTTTAGTCTTTCTTTGATTctcattcattttaaataaagcatttaaaaatacatgtaaatctCAAATAACACAACATGTTTCTGTTAATAAACAATTAAGGAGTAACCTCATTTTAGACctctgaattaccacgcgatttgacaagcccttctcaaacttcaaaacctctcaatttgaacccctgaactttcaattgcagtcaatttgaactcctccaccagattttaaacattaaaaataagacaatgatgtttatacccctgactttttataaaatttcaaatttacccttaatttcaaattaaaaataaataaataaaaataaaaatcaaggatattttgatCTTTATAGATATttccgttagaagttaacggctaaatctaacagaggggttcaaattgactgcaattgaaagtttaagagtttaaattgagaaattttaaagtttagaggaGGCTtatcaaatcgcgtggtaattcagaagtctaaagtgaagttacatCAACAATTAAACAAGTTGTGTAGTATCACCCACTTATTTAAACAGATTATGTCATAATTGACCCTCAACAGGTAGACATATAAGTTAGATCCATTACAAACCCAGCACGCCAACACATATTGCCAACACTTGAAATAACCTCGACGACCATGAGCCCCGATAGCAGAGCACATTGAAGAAGAGTGCTGCTTTTCCTAAAGATTATGGTTAGAGAAGAGCTTCCACAACCGCGTAAAATGTTAGATAAGAAGACAATTCTAAACTTGCCCAAcacattattttgtttcttagCAAATGCTTCTCTCTATCCAATTTAAACCAAGTCCTGAAATATTCCTTCGAGTTACCACGGAGCCGAACACGCACGCCACAATCATATGGATATGGTTCAAATTAGTAGGCAACCAGGAGGCAGCGACATCGACAATGTGGCTCAAACTATTACGGTTCAACCGGTAACCAGGACCCCGAGAGATATAGAAagcctcattttttttaactacttCAGAGCTGTAAGCAAAGGTGGACAATATTCTTTACAAAATGTTTTCTTGTCAAAGGATAATAACCTCACTCCAAATCTAAGACCCAACAATTTCCTCAAATACATTATTACAACGGACAGGAACCCACTACTTTGCAGGCAGACTCCGTCATACTTCCCTTTTCAGTGCCCATTCGAAGGCCGGAAAACTGTATAACCATTGACACCACAAGCCAGATTTGAATAATCTGGATTATAATGGGGGTAAACATCGCCCTCCAAGTTCCTCATGCCAAGTACAGATAAATCAGAACCAGCCCGGTGCCACTGGTTCGAAATTAACCCATCTACCTGCCCATTTACATAAGGTAAAGCATTAGCTTGTGGAATGAAATCCCTCGTTGAGTCATAATGGCTGCTAGAAGACTGATAATGGGGTTGAAACCCATTCTCATGGTAACTCTGTGATCGCTCAAACCTGCAGGGGCTAGATGAGGACCCCAAATCAGCCGACATGCCCATATCACCAGGAAAAGAAAACTGTCTATTTAATAGCTGCCCATTGCTGATAGTCTGAGAAACTGTGCTTGCCTTTGCTGCCTTCCCAACACTATGTTCATCGTCAAGCAGGTCATTGATGATATCCAGATGCTGGAACGGGAACTCCTCTCCCGACACACCTTGATTCTGCCGGCCAGATATACTGGCAGGGAACTTGGAGGATAATTGTTCCCACGATCCACTGTGCACAGGCCTATACAAGCCCAGGTTTTGAACGTCATTAAGCAGGGAAGACTGATCATAGTGCATGTTTCTGCTGGATTCCCTTTGAGAAGTCTCCATCCAGTTGTGTCCATTCTGCAAAACGTCCCGCATTACCAAGCCATAAGGAATACCCGGGTCAATCCTCTCAGTGCTCTGGGATAAAAACATTGGTGCTGATGCCAATGTAGCTGATTGAGAGAATGCTGAGGATTGGCTCAACCCCGAGCCTTGAGAGTTAGGATGAGTAAAACCACCTGTACTTGAGGCAACAGGGTTACCCACTATGGCATTTCTATAGGACTGGGGAATATAACCATGTGTTGCTGGTGAGGGTTCAGGACCTAACCGGCCAGTTGCACTCGCTGAACGGGCAAGCAGAGGGGGTGTTTGAACCACGGAAACAACAGGAGCAGTCGGCCTGGGACCAGGAACTAAAGGAGCACTGGACGGCCTTGAAATCACAGGTACTTGATGCGCCATGGCTTTCTCAGTTGGTTTTGGACTTGCAGCCTTCTGGATCTCATGTTTGGGCACACCAGCAAATGGGGATGAAGTAATTGAAGGCACAGCTTTATCAGTCTGTTGTGCGACATTTGAAGAAGCTTTCCCAAGTGGGACAGGATCCACAATAGCACTACTACGGAAGTCCACCTTAAATCGAGCAGTGGAAGTGGGATTCATGGGCAGGCTTCTAGGAGAGGATGGTACTGCTGATGTCTTATCTTTAGAGGGTCTTTCCACATCAATCTGTTCTTTCATGCTCAGTTTCTTCTGCAGCAAGACAACTTCTTCCTATTACATAGAAGAGTGAACTCCAATCATGTCAGTCATACCAATATTTGttcttaataaagaaaaaagaaaagtaagctGAAACCATGGGAATAAAGTGACACTctgggaaaaaacaaaaaacgggAGATTTGAAAAGAGACAACAGAGGACAATTTTACATATTAAGCACATCCATTAAAATCCACCTTGGACCATGCTGCAAGAACACGTATGATGCAGTTCTTTAATTGGTAAATGTGATTCAGACGCATTCCTTAGCATTGGTTAAATCCTACCTTTAAAGAAAAACAGTTTTTTCCTGGTGTCCTTTCTCTTGTGCTCCCGAATGCAATAGGAAGAAATAGGAAGCCAGAATGTTAAAAACCATTTTCGCCTTAAGAactaaatcttaataaaatacaAGACAATTAGATGagaaaaaccatttaaaataatatttcaaacaATTGCACAGCTAATCATGCCAATTTAGTAACTGCACCTTCTTAACCATTTTCTGCTCTGGCCACTTTATTCGGTCCTGCAAGGAGAGAACAGCCTCTGACTCAGATTCAGCAGCCTGCTTACAACTACCAGATAAATCACTTAGATCCCCTGCCTCCTCTGCAGGCCCAGAAGACTGATTATCCATCTCATTTGCCCAACTACTCCCATCACAGGTCACCTTACCTCGTTGATTCTTTCCCCTACAATGTTTAAGggcaaaatcaaataaataccTTATATTCTGAGATTAGTATGCGAAGAACTGTAGCAATAAATTTACCTGCTTggtgatttttggtttttatagTTTGGGAAGGAGATCCCCTTATATGGCCCATTCATTACCACTGATGGTACAGATTCTGTAGAACCCGTTGAAGAACTATCATCCAATACTGAGTGGCTCTTTCTTTCAGCAGCACCATTTTGTGCAGACAACAGGGAGCTAATTCCACTACTACAGGCTTCCATTGGATTATGAACTTCTGATGTGTCAGTATCCCAACTTAAAGGACTGGCATCCCGGTCTTCTGAATCAGGCTGAAGAACTTCAGGAGCACCATCTATTGAATCAGATGCATCAGAAACATCTTCCAGCATATCAGGCTTTTCAACTACAGGTTGCAACTCCTCCATAATGCTGTCTTGTTTTTCATCATTGGGGTTTTCCAGTTGATGCTTGTCTTGTACCACCAGAGCAGGCCTTTCCTCCCTCcctttttccttccctttccGATTATTTCGTTTTTGTTTGGCCTGTAGTGTAAGATACAAAGAAATATGACTCAGTGATTAAATAGAAAGCAATTGAATTCGTTTGGCGTAAGCATTTTCTGACAACTTCTAAATTCAAAGCAATTTAATCTGGAATAAGACTTTATATATTAAGAGGACATAGGTCAACAAAAGAGTTGAATCCTCAacactaaaaaacaaaaggaaaatcatttaATCTGAACACCACGAAGATTCTTTctaaaatcttagatatatttCCAATTAACAGTTAAGATTTGCATAATAACACATCCAATGCAGGCAAACCAGATCATAAACATGTAGGAGGACAGCTCAGGAACAAGAAGAATCCAAATATGTGATACGCATGGCCCCTCAGCTGACCCTGACCCTCCAGAAAAATGATCCTAGGCATATGCACTCGGATTAGAAACAGGTTGCATGGTCAAAACATTTAGATAACAAGCAAAGCACATTTCCCACATAAGCAAGCACGTgcatttgatgatttttcaattatttattcattataAGGGATgcattttttgataaattgaaataactttaaaaagaaataatgacaatTCTTAAATCATTATAACTATGTATTAAATGTCATTAGTGTAGACAAACATTAACTGCAATGTCATCCAGCAGAAAACCAATGAACAATTGAAGAATAGTAAATCCCTTGATATTTAAGGTGTGAGAACATTCAACCTTgcttttctttgatttcttttccttttcagttGTTCCACGTTTTGCCTTCTGCTCACTTTCAGCAAGCCACGCTGCCTCCTCTTCACGGATGAGCTCCTCTTGCCTCTTCAAAGCAACAGCTTCCTGGTAAGCAACCTCAATTTTATTGCTGCATGTAAGGAGAAAAAGCTTAGGGCGTCTACAGGTACAGATGAGCAAGTAAACATATTTATAATCCCATGTAGATTGAAACAGAACCTTATGATCAAATAACATAgttgatagatttttttttttttgataagtaacataGTTGATAGATATTATGGTGCATTCGATCAGTCACAACAAAGATAGTTCTACATTAGGCATCAAAACATAACTAGCTTCACTACATGGCTCAATTGCCgcattctcttttttttgatGATGTGGAACCTCACCAAGGGGTCAGGGCAACCCACCCCTTAGGAGCTTAGGACACAACCCCGCGGGGGGCAGAATCCTGGCCCCAGGAGCCCAACCCCTCTTCCCCAGGGGCAAGGTGGTCtccaaaaaaaacattattattttgcCCCCtccccaataattttttttttaaaatttgccCCACccaaactaaaacttctagttCCGCCCCTACCCACCCGCCAAAACCGTCACATTCTCGattataacattaaaaaaaaaagggggctaTGCCCCTTTGTGCCTTTTGATATGCATAAAAGTACTTatctaaaaaaacattaaccaaaaaaaaaaaaaaaaagactacaaAAGTGGATACTGGAAAATAATATTCCTCATTGAACCAGCAACTATCGCTGAAACTACTGGAATAGCATGCCCTATATACAAGACACCACCATCAAACAATCGCTTTAATGTTGATAGCACAACTTCAAGTCAATTTCCCTAGGTACAATACAGAAATTTGCCAATATTGAcaagtcatttttgttaaagtattgattaaatgattaaatttatcatttcctatcaacttaagcttttgagataagtggtgatttaacatagatCAAAGCTAAGCAAATGCTTTTCTCTATCCAATTTAAACCAAGTCCTGAAAAATTCCTTCGAGTTACCAAAGAGCCGAGCATGCACGCCACAATCATATGGATATGGTTCAAATTACTAGGCAACCAGGAGGCAGCGTCATCGACAATGTGGCTCAAACTATTACGATTCAACCGGTAACCAGGACCCCGAGAGATATAGAAAGCCTCATTTTTTTAACTACTTCAGAGCTGTAAGCAAAGGTGGACAATAATCTTTACAAAATGTTTTCTTGTCAAAGGATAATAACCTCACTCCAAATCTAAGACCCAACAATTTCCTCAAATACATTATTACAACAAACAGGAACCCACTACTTTGCAGGCAGACTCCGTCAACGGGTCATCTTGGGTTGTGTTTTCTGGCCTGTGTTGGGCTACCAATGTAtactttcttgtgtacttagaggcactttgcgctttttttttcttttttttttttgatgtatacaacattacttatcaaaaaaaaacatagatcAAAGCTAAAGGTCCTGAGTTCGAACTTCGTCTCCGTCAATTCACCTtctctttcaattaaatattcaacaaGTTGGATTTCACCTATTAAAGAGAAGTTTAAGCCCAGGAGTGAGGGAGttcattaaatgattaaatttaccctttcttatcaacttaaacttttgggataagtggtgatttaacaattcTTTCATTACTAATTTCAGACTTCCAATACTGTCCAAAGATATAAACTCCCAACAACCACTATCCAGTTAGAGGAGCCTTGCAGTTTAGGTTCTCACTTCAATTCTCCACTACCTTCTTAAACTTGAATGCCAAAATAGTGGGGAAACAAATTTACACCCATTACTCTACCTAAGCTGGTCTATTCACAGTAGCTGAAATCCATGTGTTGAACATGGAATGTCATTTACTTCGGAAGTAGAATTATGTTACAAAGGGTAGACGGTTATACAGTACAAGAAAGACCAcacataataaataattaaaacctaaatttctttcatccaacaaattttttttttataagtaatgatgatataaaacaaaagcgcagaggagcgcaacccatatacacggaaagtataaaaagagagcgcctaagagggagaaaaatgaaaaagaaagtcaGAAAAACTTATCACTAATGGAGCTaaccaagcggccgtccaaaaGTAAAGagtaagaaggaaaaaataaataaattcttctAAAGTCCTAGTGAAATTTTCAAtgcatctagcatttctttcgctccataaacaccacataagacaaagatgaatcatcttccacacaaccgcactTTGAGAACGCCCTCCCGTCCACCAGCAATCAAACAAGTCCTTTACCCtgcaaggcataacccaaaGCAACCTGAACCGactaaaaatagtatgccaaagagcacttgcaatCTCGCagtgaagaagatgatcgaccaACTCTCcgttcttcttacacatacaacaccattccactaccacAATGTTCCTTTTACGCAAATTATCATGAGTCAGAATTTTGCCAAGGGCCGCAATCCACctgaaaaaagccactcgcaacGGCACCTTAAtacgccaaatactcttccaagaaaacACCTCATGTTCAAAttggacaaggccttatagAACGACTTCACCTCGAACTTATCCTTCTTGGACGAGGACCAGCGAATACGATTCACAATACCAAGGGAGATCGAGAGCTTGGTTGAACTTATGCatcttccgaatgccaagaccaccaGAACGCAAGGGACGGCAGACTTGATTCCAGCTTACCAGatgcaacttaggctcatcCAACAATGTCATTACAATTCCAAAAAGAACACTATATAAGCACTTTAGCCTATAGGTTTTaaccatatttattttttataaaatcaagctatcattaaaagcgtaagtaAGGGCACTCCAGGTACACAAAAAGTAAACAAGagaaaacacctaactagaaggggaaaaaaaaaaagtcatgataattaatcaccaaaggagaaacacaagcagttgtccaaagatacagaaTATTGAAGAATAAAGACCTAATCCTCTCCAATGTCCTTTCATGGCCCTCAAAACTTCAAAGTAAACGAGTGCAAAATAAATGATAGTGCTTTGGTAGTCATCAAGCACCAACTTtctgctcaattttttttattttcataactaTAATTCCTAATTGCAATTAAAAAGGTTAAAACACTGCTGGTAATATGAAAGGAAATATTGACAAAAACGTTGTAATAACCGTGTCACAGGAAAAATGGAAATCCACATGAAGCTATAGGTAATATGCCAAATTAAAATTCTGTATCTCAGTTCCAATTGCATATTTAACCATATGtacattataaaaaaattaagatcctaaaacaaagcaaattaattaaatagaaagaaagatcTTCAAATACAGATCGCTCAAAACATTGTGCAGTGAACAATATGGACACAATTTCCCATTTGAAACATCACAAAAGAAGCTGCTTGAACTAAAtagtaaagaaaaactttgcATAGGACAGCTACATTCAGCTATTGACATTTGGAAACACAAAAACCTACAATCCACTTTGAATTATACCGGTGTTGTAATGacccaggaaaaagcgctagtcAAATTTACGCTATAACCCCACAAGGACTAGCGCAGAGGTGGCTAACACTTTTCTATGGGTTGTTATAAAgggtatcaaagccacctagtaatgccaGTCTATATAGTACTGGAGTACTTAAGAAGGGGAGTTTGTGACACTTCGGTCCCATATTGAGGAGATAAGTAGCTCACGTAGattgggtagtttataaagatagttatgagtgCTAAATCTCATATTTCCtagttactaagtgaaactaggctttataaaaaaatttaaggaagctccaaatgactagtccttttggagtaataacGTGGATGTGGCTAACGCTTTTCTTTCGGTTGTTATAGGTCCGAAACAAAATTATCCAATTCATAATGACTGACATCATGTTGCCATAAGCTTCCAATAATAAGACACAAGGAAACTGAAAGGGGAAAACTGGTAactacaatatatattaaaaatcaGCAAGATATGAAACTTAAATAATCCTTTATTGGAGCTTGGTAatgataataaagaaagaaCATGCAGAACTTTCAGGAAGCTTGCAACTGCTATCTGATTTAGTGAGAGATAACAAACGGCAATCAACAAATTCCAAGATGTTAATActcaaaagaaagagaaatagtgAACTATTTGAATTACATTTATCAGACTACCTACCTGAAAATATGAGCAAGGACAAATATCTCCACAGTTCTCCTACCCAATTCTGTTAGACGCCTTTCATCACGCTCAATAGAATCTTTGTTGAAGTCCTCTCCAGAGTTTCCATCCTGTATATAAAGGTAAAGGGTTGCACAGCCATCAAAAGATTAGTGCCACTGGATGTCCATTATGAgtagtaattaatattttatttttagtacttGGGTCTCCCGTTGGGGGCCCCGTTCAAGGTCAAGGCAAGTTGGGAGGACATGTTGGAGAAGTATGCTAGAAGACTGGCCCCGTGGAAACActtgtatttgtctaagggaGGGAGGATTACTCTCATCAAAAGCACCCTATCCAATCTTCccacttattttttgtctctgtttcctatCCCCGCATCCGTGGCGAAGCGTATGAAGAAGATACAatgtgatttcttatggggtgggattaatgatgagtttaagttccatcTGGTAAGTTGGAACAAGGTTTGCTCTCTGATCTCTGAGGGAGGTTTAGGGATCCGGAATTTGCATGTGATGAATAAAGTTttgttggggaaatggttgtggagatttgctcatgagaaagaggcttggtggaggaaGATCCTAGTAGCTAAGTATGGTGCGGTTTGGGGCGGTTGGCGTTCTAGGACTCCCAGTGGTCCGCATGGGGTGGGATTATGGAAGCATATTTGCAGGGGGTGGAGGTCTTTTCGGGGTCACTTTAGATTTGTCCCTGGTCTTGGGTCCAACATTAGGTTTTGGGAAGATATCTGGTGCGGTGACATGTctctcaaggatgcttttcctGGACTCTTCAATATTGCCACCAATAAGGATGCGTCTATTGCGGATAACAGGGAGTGTCTAAATGGCTCTGTGCAGTGGAACGTGGCCTACATTCGcagggttcatgattgggaagtggaggtcttggcctctttttacACGCTCTTGTATTCGCATTCGATGAGTGGGGTAGGGGAGGATAGGATGTAGTGGATATCTTCTCGGAAAGGCAAATTTGAGGAAAGATCCTATTACAGGATCCTTGCTTCTACAAATCCCATCCCTTTCCcatggaaaagtatttggcgcactaaggttccttcaagagtggctttctttgcttggATGGCCGTGCTTGGGAAGACTCTAAcattggataatgttcggaagagatgTATTGTAGTGGTaaatcgttgttgcatgtgtgaatcggatggggagtcagtagatcatctctttctttattgtggggttgcgcgtaTTTTGTGGAATGCCGTTTTCTCTCGGTTTGGATTGTGTTGGGTGATGACTGGTTATGTCAAGGAGTTGTATGCTTCTTGGTGGGCGGGTGGCAAGTCTCGtagtgctgttgtgtggaagatgatccctcctTGTCTCATGTGGTGCATCTGAagtgagaaatgctagatgtttcgagGACTCTTCTAGGAACATAGAGGACCTTGTccactttttcttgtacactcttttcacttggactaCTGGTTGGCCAGCGCCCCTAGTGATTAGCTTCCttgactttctttttatgttctcttcttctttttcttcctcttagtcgctctcttgtatactccctgtgtactagggctgcgcccctctgcgctctttaatacatctttttacttatcaaaaaaaaaaatatatatatatattattttgtattttttgaattCTTCGAATTTTAAATTGCACTTGTACTTTTTGGGAACTCTAGTACTGTTCACTTAGTAtccattttctcctttttcaatatattatcattcaattaaaaaaaaaaaagattagtgTGAGTGGTCATGAAAGCAATCTCCACTCTCTCTGCTTTATTCTCACTCTCAATGCAGCGGTATACATTGTTAGTTCACGTTTAAAAAACTGTGTGAGAGAGAGTGAATAACTGCAAAAGATGTAATCAGCCTTGCACAACTTCATAATCACAATAAGAGGTTAAAAAGAATCACAAATTCAGCAGCTCACCTTCGTACGATTCTGAGGACCCTTCTCATCTTTTGGAGGCAACAGATCCATGGCAGCCCTCTCAAGTAACGATAAGACATCATCAACTAATACAAACGTATCCTTTTCCACACGAACAATGGGGGCTGGCATTTCTTCAGCGTCCAACAATTTCAAACTCCCTTTCTTACACATAGTCTGACCTTCAAGCGCCTTTAATCCACTATACAAGGAATCCATTACCAAAGTAGATGTGACTTCCTTTTCTATGAAGAAGTGCTTCACAACTACTTTTAGAATCACATCTGTCTTCTCCCTAGACATGCGACGCCTAGCATTTTGGTCTATTCCCAACCAAAAAGCACGGAAACTGCAACAATAGAAAATAATCtgttatcataaaacacaattATATTGAACATGGATGTAAATGGAGCAGATAGCTAATAGCATATACAACAAAAGGGGTGGGGGGGAGTGGAATCATTTATGCAGCAAAAATCAATAACAACATCAAGGGAAACTTTGAATAGCTTCCACAATACAAGAGTACATATATACACATGACAAAGTCAACAACTTGCAAAAGTACAGCAGATGAAACTGgtaggaaaaagtaaatttaatcatttaatcaatacttcaataatttccaacaaaaaaaaaaatgaaaacaccaTATCTTCCAAAACTGGGATGTCGAGTAATTGACCCTGGCAATCAGAGttctagatttttttaaatata
This window encodes:
- the LOC132179322 gene encoding TNF receptor-associated factor homolog 1a-like, which codes for MAGTANEESGVGRSMEGISSAQRSQSGEALAEWRSSEQVENGTPSTSPPYWDTDDDDDGGPKPSELYGKYTWRIEKFSQINKRELRSNQFEVGGYKWYILIYPQGCDVCNHLSLFLCVANHDKLLPGWSHFAQFTIAVVNKDPKKSKYSDTLHRFWKKEHDWGWKKFMELSKVLDGFIDADTLIIKAQVQVIREKADRPFRCLDCQYRRELVRVYLTNVEQICRRFVEERRSKLGKLIDDKARWSSFRAFWLGIDQNARRRMSREKTDVILKVVVKHFFIEKEVTSTLVMDSLYSGLKALEGQTMCKKGSLKLLDAEEMPAPIVRVEKDTFVLVDDVLSLLERAAMDLLPPKDEKGPQNRTKDGNSGEDFNKDSIERDERRLTELGRRTVEIFVLAHIFSNKIEVAYQEAVALKRQEELIREEEAAWLAESEQKAKRGTTEKEKKSKKSKAKQKRNNRKGKEKGREERPALVVQDKHQLENPNDEKQDSIMEELQPVVEKPDMLEDVSDASDSIDGAPEVLQPDSEDRDASPLSWDTDTSEVHNPMEACSSGISSLLSAQNGAAERKSHSVLDDSSSTGSTESVPSVVMNGPYKGISFPNYKNQKSPSRGKNQRGKVTCDGSSWANEMDNQSSGPAEEAGDLSDLSGSCKQAAESESEAVLSLQDRIKWPEQKMVKKEEVVLLQKKLSMKEQIDVERPSKDKTSAVPSSPRSLPMNPTSTARFKVDFRSSAIVDPVPLGKASSNVAQQTDKAVPSITSSPFAGVPKHEIQKAASPKPTEKAMAHQVPVISRPSSAPLVPGPRPTAPVVSVVQTPPLLARSASATGRLGPEPSPATHGYIPQSYRNAIVGNPVASSTGGFTHPNSQGSGLSQSSAFSQSATLASAPMFLSQSTERIDPGIPYGLVMRDVLQNGHNWMETSQRESSRNMHYDQSSLLNDVQNLGLYRPVHSGSWEQLSSKFPASISGRQNQGVSGEEFPFQHLDIINDLLDDEHSVGKAAKASTVSQTISNGQLLNRQFSFPGDMGMSADLGSSSSPCRFERSQSYHENGFQPHYQSSSSHYDSTRDFIPQANALPYVNGQVDGLISNQWHRAGSDLSVLGMRNLEGDVYPHYNPDYSNLACGVNGYTVFRPSNGH